In Pochonia chlamydosporia 170 chromosome 3, whole genome shotgun sequence, the following are encoded in one genomic region:
- a CDS encoding aflYd/ sugR/ sugar regulator (similar to Metarhizium acridum CQMa 102 XP_007815974.1): MKKRISSSCDACAFRRVKCDAERPCRECRIRGLDCTSLRTRGKRGPKGPRPATCRKIKEGLGRLTQTHDTPGALTVSGSSPESASSHEIGVGLDFMVPTCPRRLPIDAYCKYLGIFRDRLYPVWPVVNVDDLISKLIFDINDLESYALAASVCAASIAQLRLPEHTESCEAAISSHQFAKDAQTVREQYDYRECHKLSSILTPFFLHIYFANASKIRTAAVYLRESIASVHWLGLDRQETYEPLDRKERSLKLRIFWMLFISERTFCAQNCFPAVLVPIDEMPPYEETDSEFSSITQAFSSLTRLFSHLQSNIMETSSSRRPVMDPDKVAIAQTDLCAHTQHSSFTEVQQVDLFVTRQWIRLLIWEYTMRHYKMSRDSSNQAFSLLLPVTIARELLCLFPSVSAESIYAHGYGMELKVFRMADALLDILACAPGSTREGGMCAGMGDILYSLKNVLLDIGGVKSGFLDKLQIRMSNSELGKRPWPYLSMQFPENAAPRPDENVVYEVDGHLETEADDLDISPVQ, from the exons ATGAAGAAGCGAATTTCAAGCTCCTGTGACGCATGTGCGTTCCGAAGAGTCAAGTGTGACGCTGAGAGACCATGCCGTGAATGTCGAATTCGAGGCTTGGATTGCACTTCTCTTCGCACAAGAGGCAAACGAGGCCCCAAGGGTCCTCGTCCGGCAACATGCCGGAAAATAAAAGAAG GTCTCGGCCGCTTGACGCAGACTCACGACACACCTGGGGCTCTGACAGTTTCTGGGTCAAGTCCTGAATCGGCATCCAGCCATGAAATTGGCGTAGGGCTCGACTTCATGGTGCCCACGTGTCCTCGGAGGCTACCTATTGACGCATATTGCAAGTACCTGGGAATATTTCGAGATCGATTGTATCCTGTTTGGCCCGTCGTGAATGTCGATGACTTGATTTCGAAACTCATTTTCGATATCAACGACCTCGAGTCATATGCTTTGGCAGCATCTGTGTGCGCAGCGTCCATCGCCCAACTTCGACTACCAGAACACACAGAGTCATGCGAGGCAGCAATCTCATCCCATCAatttgccaaggatgccCAAACCGTTCGTGAGCAGTATGACTACCGGGAATGCCACAAACTATCGTCTATTTTGACACCGTTCTTCCTACATATCTACTTTGCCAACGCATCGAAGATTCGAACTGCAGCAGTGTACCTACGAGAATCGATAGCGTCAGTGCATTGGCTGGGCCTTGATCGACAAGAAACGTATGAACCCTTGGATCGAAAAGAGCGATCGTTGAAACTGCGGATATTCTGGATGCTGTTCATATCTGAGAG GACATTTTGCGCACAAAACTGTTTCCCAGCAGTGCTTGTGCCGATTGACGAAATGCCGCCATACGAGGAAACGGACAGCGAGTTCAGTTCGATAACGCAGGCATTTTCGTCACTTACCCGCCTCTTTTCACATCTGCAAAGCAACATCATGGAGACATCGTCATCACGTCGGCCAGTGATGGACCCCGATAAAGTGGCCATTGCTCAAACCGACCTCTGTGCGCATACGCAGCATTCTTCCTTCACTGAAGTGCAACAAGTGGACTTGTTTGTCACGCGGCAATGGATACGACTGCTCATATGGGAGTACACCATGCGGCACTACAAAATGTCTCGCGATTCGTCGAACCAGGCATTTTCATTGCTGTTGCCGGTGACAATTGCACGGGAACTCCTGTGTCTATTCCCCTCTGTGTCGGCAGAGTCGATCTATGCCCACGGCTACGGAATG GAACTCAAAGTGTTTAGGATGGCGGATGCCCTGCTGGATATTCTGGCTTGTGCACCAGGATCCACAAGAGAAGGTGGAATGTGTGCGGGAATGGGTGATATTCTTTATTCCCTCAAAAACGTACTACTGGATATTGGaggagtcaagtctggcttTCTCGACAAGCTCCAGATTCGGATGTCGAACTCGGAATTGGGGAAGCGACCGTGGCCGTATCTCAGCATGCAGTTTCCAGAGAATGCGGCTCCGCGACCAGACGAGAATGTGGTTTACGAAGTGGATGGTCACCTTGAGACTGAGGCAGATGATTTGGATATTTCTCCAGTTCAATAG
- a CDS encoding cyclopropane-fatty-acyl-phospholipid synthase (similar to Coccidioides immitis RS XP_001240390.1), with amino-acid sequence MSKPTSLNGSESEFEFIETPKASPPSLEKEEECGVRTTKYPSIKNAPLPAEGPGSDSFNNKILISILLGVPYYLKWKVGGGLKTFIFFALIVDLPLLAAWWLVVSTISPRRNEKAKLPGRPVEFYLDFKKDSDRAKYRGSNKIPMETFHEMYFDGDVDFKGDCLEVMEYRHDWASFRFTISLIKFFLLGMIPELIMHTRSQDEEQVRDHYDRGDDFYGWFLGPRMIYTSGIISDIEKEETLEELQDNKLTVVCEKIGLQSGERMLDIGCGWGTLARFASENYGAHVTGITLGRNQTAWGNSAMRKVGITEEQSKILCMDYRDIPVPEGRYNKITCLEMAEHVGVRHFSSFLTQVYNMLDDDGVFFLQIAGLRKPWQYEDLIWGLFMNKYVFPGADASTPLGWVVDKLEGSGFEIKGVDTIGVHYSATLWRWYRNWIANREKVEAKYGKRWFRIWEYFLAYSTIVSRQGSATCFQITLVKNINSTHRVEGIDSQFALSGGLKSFKGDLKAWAAKNNVASSTDFLS; translated from the exons ATGTCGAAACCAACGAGCTTAAATGGCAGCGAGAGCGAGTTCGAGTTCATCGAAACTCCGAAAGCTAGCCCCCCTTCACtcgagaaagaagaagagtgTGGTGTTCGCACTACCAAG TACCCTTCGATCAAGAATGCCCCCCTTCCCGCCGAAGGACCCGGTTCCGACTCGTTCAACAACAAAATCCTCATCTCTATTCTGCTTGGAGTTCCATACTATCTGAAATGGAAAGTCGGCGGCGGCTTGAAGactttcatcttcttcgccctGATTGTTGATCTCCCGCTTCTGGCCGCTTGGTGGCTCGTCGTTTCTACGATTAGCCCTCGCCGCAATGAGAAGGCCAAGCTCCCCGGCCGCCCTGTCGAATTCTACCTCGATTTCAAGAAAGATTCTGATCGGGCCAAATACCGTGGATCGAACAAGATCCCCATGGAGACGTTTCATGAAATGTACTTTGATGGTGACGTCGATTTCAAAGGCGACTGTCTGGAGGTGATGGAGTACCGTCACGACTGGGCCAGCTTCAGGTTCACCATTAGTCTGATAAAgttctttcttcttggcatGATACCCGAGCTCATTATGCACACTCGCTCGCAAG ATGAGGAACAAGTCCGTGACCACTACGATCGTGGTGATGACTTCTACGGATGGTTCCTCGGTCCTCGTATGATCTACACCTCTGGTATCATCTCCGACATtgaaaaagaagagactCTTGAAGAGCTCCAGGACAACAAACTTACCGTTGTCTGCGAGAAGATTGGCCTCCAGTCAGGTGAGAGAATGCTAGATATTGGCTGTGGCTGGGGTACCCTCGCCCGCTTCGCCAGTGAAAACTACGGTGCCCACGTTACCGGTATCACCCTGGGTCgcaaccagactgcttgGGGCAACAGTGCCATGCGCAAGGTCGGCATCACTGAGGAGCAGAGCAAGATCCTCTGCATGGATTACCGTGATATCCCCGTTCCTGAAGGTCGCTACAACAAGATTACGTGCCTTGAGATGGCCGAGCACGTTGGCGTCCGTCacttctccagcttcctCACTCAGGTGTACAACATGCTCGACGACGATGGTGTCTTCTTCCTTCAAATTGCCGGACTTCGTAAGCCTTGGCAATACGAGGATCTTATCTGGGGTTTGTTCATGAACAAGTACGTTTTCCCTGGTGCCGATGCTTCCACGCCGCTAGGCTGGGTCGTCGATAAGCTCGAGGGATCTGGCTTCGAGATTAAGGGCGTTGACACCATTGGCGTCCACTACTCTGCTACTCTGTGGAGATGGTACCGCAACTGGATCGCGAATCGCGAAAAGGTCGAGGCAAAATACGGCAAGCGGTGGTTCCGC ATCTGGGAATACTTCCTTGCCTACTCAACCATCGTTTCCCGACAGGGTAGTGCCACCTGCTTCCAGATCACTCTGGTCAAGAATATCAACTCCACCCACCGCGTTGAGGGCATCGACTCTCAATTTGccttgtctggtggtctcAAGAGTTTCAAGGGCGACCTTAAAGCCTGGGCTGCCAAGAACAATGTCGCCTCGTCAACTGACTTCCTCTCCTGA
- a CDS encoding alpha-xylosidase (similar to Pyrenophora tritici-repentis Pt-1C-BFP XP_001931618.1), with amino-acid sequence MDKYTFPCDPVANPAAVVKGPTYRFTLLSETVLRYEWAEDGVFEDRASAFAINRNFTPPAFTVNDGDEQIEVVARNFHITYDKKRFSRSGFIVGFPSKVTLWGADWRYGETAKDNLGGTARTLDEVDGRCDMGEGVLSRSGFTTLDDSETFLFDGQGFVAPRRSGDRIDGYMFVYGHDYKGAMKAFYDISGRQPALPRWALGNWWSRYHPYSASEYIQLMDTFAKRDVPLSVAVVDMDWHQVKGDHIPHAGWTGYSWNKELFPDPAAFGKALHDRGLKITLNDHPHGGVHHHEDLYETMAKAIGHDTSKKAPILFNPTDPKFMDAFLSVLHRSIEKEACDFWWIDWQQGPISRIPGLDPLWLLNYFHFQDHVNQNGEGKGIIFSRYAGPGSHRYPVGFSGDSIRTWESLQFQPEFTATASNIGYGWWSHDIGGHMGGIRDDEMATRWIQYGVFSPIFRLHSSNSQWTSKEPWKFRTEHCQAMEHFMQFRHRMVPYLHTVNLQGGAEPIVRPLYWEYPAREEAYEKPNEYFFGSHLIVAPIVTKRNPDTNLASVNVWVPPGRHVDIFTGQIYDGDREIQMYRPIETIPVITPEGSIIPLDADTFPENGCQNPTALEVIIVVGKDGEFTILEDPNDDIGADKTIVNGTASNHRKITLDYKQSTGRLRVSESNKTWKFKFLSLTNIPSTLEVRVGDVITNCNIHVDTTPSPGLVVQIPPQSEARDVEITLGPEPQLGVLDRLAVLTKWLLDFQMDFTVKDKILAAVEGKTLASRIGGVMSLGLEGDVSGPVVELLTGDSRV; translated from the coding sequence ATGGATAAATACACATTCCCTTGCGACCCGGTCGCCAACCCAGCCGCTGTTGTAAAAGGACCAACATACCGCTTCACACTGCTCAGCGAGACAGTTTTACGATACGAATGGGCTGAAGACGGTGTCTTTGAAGACCGTGCCTCAgcctttgccatcaaccgcAACTTTACCCCGCCAGCATTTActgtcaatgatggcgacGAGCAGATTGAGGTGGTTGCCCGCAACTTCCACATCACATATGATAAGAAGCGTTTCAGTCGAAGCGGCTTCATTGTTGGTTTTCCAAGCAAAGTGACTCTTTGGGGAGCCGACTGGCGCTATGGCGAGACGGCGAAAGATAACCTGGGTGGCACGGCCAGAACTCTAGACGAGGTTGATGGCCGTTGCGATATGGGAGAAGGTGTTTTATCGCGATCTGGATTTACCACACTTGACGACAGCGAGACTTTTCTCTTTGACGGACAGGGGTTCGTTGCGCCTAGGAGAAGCGGTGATCGTATCGACGGATACATGTTTGTCTACGGACACGACTACAAGGGTGCGATGAAGGCGTTTTATGATATTTCTGGCCGTCAGCCTGCGCTTCCGCGTTGGGCCCTGGGGAATTGGTGGAGCAGATATCATCCGTATTCAGCGAGCGAGTATATCCAACTGATGGATACGTTTGCCAAGCGAGATGTGCCGCTGTCTGTTGCGGtggtggacatggactggcATCAGGTCAAAGGTGACCACATCCCCCACGCTGGCTGGACGGGGTACAGTTGGAACAAGGAACTGTTTCCTGATCCTGCTGCGTTTGGGAAAGCGCTTCACGATCGTGGCTTGAAAATAACGCTCAATGACCATCCTCACGGCGGCGTTCATCACCACGAAGACCTCTACGagaccatggccaaggccatcgGACATGATACGTCTAAAAAGGCTCCAATCTTATTCAACCCCACTGATCCCAAATTCATGGACGCCTTCCTGAGTGTCCTACATCGCAGTATCGAAAAAGAAGCCTGCGATTTCTGGTGGATCGACTGGCAGCAGGGTCCTATCTCCCGAATCCCAGGTCTCGATCCGCTCTGGCTGCTCAACTACTTCCACTTCCAGGACCACGTCAATCAAAATGGCGAGGGAAAGGGAATCATATTCTCGCGGTACGCAGGACCAGGGAGTCATCGATACCCCGTCGGCTTCTCCGGAGATTCCATCCGAACATGGGAATCTCTCCAGTTCCAACCAGAATTCACAGCAACCGCCTCTAACATCGGTTACGGATGGTGGAGTCACGACATTGGCGGCCACATGGGCGGCATTCGGGACGACGAAATGGCCACTCGATGGATCCAATATGGCGTCTTCTCGCCCATCTTCCGCCTCCATTCGTCCAACAGCCAGTGGACGTCCAAGGAGCCGTGGAAGTTCCGCACAGAACACTGCCAGGCCATGGAGCACTTTATGCAGTTCCGTCACAGAATGGTGCCTTATCTACATACAGTGAATCTGCAAGGCGGCGCCGAACCTATCGTCCGCCCTCTCTACTGGGAATATCCCGCCCGGGAAGAAGCCTACGAGAAGCCAAACGAGTATTTCTTCGGCTCGCACCTCATCGTTGCCCCCATCGTTACGAAGCGAAATCCAGACACAAACCTGGCCAGTGTGAATGTCTGGGTCCCGCCAGGTCGACACGTCGACATCTTCACGGGGCAGATCTACGACGGGGACCGTGAAATTCAAATGTACCGCCCTATCGAGACGATTCCCGTCATCACGCCCGAGGGATCCATCATTCCACTTGATGCGGATACGTTCCCTGAAAACGGGTGCCAGAACCCCACTGCCCTGGAAGTCATCATCGTGGTAGGCAAAGACGGGGAATTCACCATCCTCGAAGATCCAAACGATGATATTGGCGCTGACAAAACCATCGTCAATGGCACTGCTTCGAACCACCGCAAAATAACACTCGACTACAAACAATCCACGGGAAGACTCCGCGTCTCCGAATCAAACAAGACCTGGAAATTCAAATTCCTCTCCCTGACTAACATCCCTTCTACACTGGAAGTGCGTGTCGGAGACGTCATTACCAACTGTAACATTCACGTGGATACTACACCTTCGccaggtctggtggtgcagaTTCCGCCGCAGAGTGAAGCCAGGGATGTGGAAATCACGCTGGGTCCTGAGCCGCAGCTGGGGGTGTTGGATAGATTGGCTGTTTTGACGAAGTGGTTGTTGGATTTTCAGATGGACTTTACGGTGAAGGATAAGATTCTTGCGGCGGTGGAGGGGAAGACGCTTGCTAGTAGGATTGGGGGAGTGATGAGTTTGGGGTTGGAGGGGGATGTTTCGGGGCCGGTGGTGGAGTTGTTGACGGGGGATAGTCGTGTTTAG